Proteins encoded by one window of Cyanobium sp. NS01:
- a CDS encoding type II CAAX prenyl endopeptidase Rce1 family protein, with amino-acid sequence MSSPVRLSALQALLGGLLALVLTLLPLGPLRPGLQAMPLRQGSPERPLPESSEALANRSPFSQSAYYPLALQPDRQLYRPHADWLGQLILPSVEEKALRRGDWVWLDLEQAPPGQEALIGQRLGLTWADQPRLQAMVEAVSTDVRLGQAARDAAAAANVVPTRLDGRLAVGPLQSLAGARPQDSVNVRLEGVSLEGDTLRISKPPLQTTGRWLGLVTVLGRDSSSGDPHRWRVRHYDRSDADFSGVEESIRIPKLPPDRFGRVMLDPSGLVASELNPEGWLISGAPGPDGVFTVQALQPRALLSLKPTRVVRGTAAGLREIDRENWAKAALRRGTLTSTAITSKPKELPLAQPGQRALLIHLFGGIGGRDGEPSPAWTTTGHLALGEAEVVLDPFSGEPQLDLRYHQIYANNPNGIVSGSQDWSAYAGNLQRGWLGTRPFSDVLVPLDGPLLDALALQAEIISARYRTGDGHGVALVTPATSCVQDSSQALWIALDQLRAEQRLAGIAPDPDSRLSRLGRGLEELLTPFGMVRPDWRHNAQVTAMAGTGLRQDSPGGPAQPAFMANQGPVAVLLSLRSMLPRRAHDGLASVFLRQGLPLWILRTNQIPGNNPALEPVAPTTVLGHLPVVGTLVPRLMDGLVPPLLGAPLGFSVLVLLLYGALALGIGFASGFLNGAWRWGGQGGAGWPGLLRRAAALLVLPALVEELIFRGLLLPHPLEGVPGPAMAAWGALSVGLFVAYHPLAARLWYPQGRAVSDDPRFLLQCTLLGSACVLVYGLTGSLWSAVGLHWLAVVVWLEALGGQQRLEPNSLD; translated from the coding sequence ATGAGCAGCCCTGTCCGTCTGAGCGCGCTCCAGGCTCTGCTGGGGGGGCTGCTGGCCCTCGTGCTGACCCTGCTGCCCCTGGGCCCGCTGCGGCCGGGGCTGCAGGCGATGCCGCTGCGCCAGGGCAGCCCGGAGCGGCCCCTGCCGGAGAGCAGTGAAGCCCTGGCCAACCGTTCCCCGTTCAGCCAGAGCGCCTACTACCCCCTGGCCCTGCAACCGGATCGGCAGCTCTACCGGCCCCATGCCGACTGGCTGGGACAGCTGATCCTGCCCTCGGTGGAGGAGAAGGCCCTGCGCCGCGGCGACTGGGTGTGGCTGGATCTGGAGCAGGCGCCACCGGGCCAGGAGGCCCTGATCGGCCAGCGGCTCGGCCTCACCTGGGCCGACCAGCCCCGCCTGCAGGCGATGGTGGAGGCCGTGAGCACCGATGTGCGCCTGGGCCAGGCCGCCCGTGACGCCGCTGCCGCCGCCAACGTTGTGCCCACCCGCCTGGATGGCCGCCTGGCCGTGGGGCCGCTGCAGTCCCTGGCCGGAGCCCGCCCCCAGGACAGCGTCAATGTGCGGCTGGAAGGGGTGAGCCTCGAGGGCGACACGCTGCGGATCAGCAAGCCGCCGCTGCAGACCACTGGGCGCTGGCTGGGGCTGGTCACCGTGCTGGGGCGCGACAGCAGCAGCGGCGATCCCCACCGGTGGCGGGTGCGGCACTACGACCGCTCCGACGCTGACTTCTCCGGGGTGGAGGAGTCGATCAGGATTCCGAAGCTGCCTCCGGATCGCTTCGGGCGGGTGATGCTGGATCCGAGCGGGCTGGTGGCCTCGGAGCTCAACCCCGAGGGCTGGCTGATCAGCGGCGCCCCGGGCCCCGATGGGGTGTTCACCGTGCAGGCGCTGCAGCCGCGGGCCCTGCTGAGCCTCAAGCCCACGCGGGTGGTGCGAGGCACGGCCGCAGGGCTGAGGGAGATCGACCGCGAAAACTGGGCGAAAGCAGCCCTGCGCCGGGGCACGCTGACCAGCACCGCCATCACCTCGAAGCCAAAGGAGCTGCCCCTGGCGCAACCCGGGCAGCGGGCTCTGCTGATCCATCTGTTCGGCGGCATCGGCGGACGCGATGGCGAACCTTCCCCGGCCTGGACCACCACCGGCCATCTGGCCCTCGGCGAGGCCGAAGTGGTGCTGGATCCATTCAGCGGCGAGCCCCAGCTCGATTTGCGCTACCACCAGATCTATGCCAACAACCCCAACGGCATCGTCTCGGGCAGCCAGGACTGGAGCGCCTACGCCGGCAACCTGCAGCGGGGCTGGCTGGGCACCCGCCCCTTCTCGGATGTGCTCGTGCCCCTGGACGGGCCGCTGCTGGATGCCCTGGCCCTGCAGGCGGAAATCATCAGTGCCCGCTACCGCACGGGCGATGGCCACGGCGTGGCGCTGGTGACGCCTGCCACCTCCTGTGTGCAGGATTCCAGCCAGGCCCTCTGGATCGCCCTGGATCAACTGCGCGCCGAACAACGGCTGGCCGGGATCGCGCCTGATCCGGACAGCCGTCTAAGTCGCCTGGGGCGTGGCCTCGAGGAGCTGCTCACGCCCTTCGGCATGGTGCGCCCCGACTGGCGCCACAACGCCCAGGTGACCGCCATGGCCGGCACGGGGTTGCGCCAGGACTCCCCAGGCGGGCCCGCCCAGCCCGCCTTCATGGCCAACCAGGGGCCGGTGGCGGTGCTGCTCAGCCTGCGCTCGATGCTGCCGCGCCGGGCCCATGACGGCCTCGCCTCCGTGTTCCTGCGCCAGGGGCTGCCGCTCTGGATCCTGCGCACCAACCAGATCCCCGGCAACAACCCCGCGCTGGAGCCGGTCGCCCCCACCACCGTGCTCGGGCATCTGCCGGTGGTGGGCACCTTGGTGCCGCGGCTGATGGATGGCCTGGTGCCACCGTTGCTGGGGGCTCCCCTCGGCTTTTCGGTGCTGGTGCTGCTGCTGTATGGCGCCCTGGCCCTGGGGATTGGATTCGCCAGCGGCTTCCTGAACGGAGCCTGGCGCTGGGGAGGGCAGGGCGGGGCAGGCTGGCCCGGCCTGCTGCGCCGCGCCGCTGCTCTGCTGGTGCTGCCGGCGCTGGTTGAGGAGCTGATCTTCCGAGGCCTGCTGCTCCCCCATCCGCTCGAAGGGGTGCCTGGCCCTGCCATGGCGGCCTGGGGGGCCCTGAGCGTGGGTCTGTTCGTGGCCTACCACCCCCTGGCGGCCCGCCTCTGGTACCCCCAGGGCAGGGCCGTCTCTGACGACCCCCGCTTCCTGTTGCAGTGCACCCTGCTGGGCAGCGCCTGCGTGCTCGTCTACGGCCTCACCGGCTCGCTCTGGTCGGCGGTGGGGCTGCACTGGCTGGCTGTGGTGGTGTGGCTGGAAGCCCTGGGGGGCCAGCAGCGGCTGGAGCCCAACAGCCTGGACTGA
- a CDS encoding DUF427 domain-containing protein, producing MEASWKGAVIASSDDIVMVEGNAYFPAEALNSALVRPSEHRSVCGWKGEAHYYDVVVDGAVNANAVWTYPEPKEAARQIQGRVAFWKGVSVR from the coding sequence ATGGAAGCGAGCTGGAAAGGTGCCGTGATCGCCAGCAGCGACGACATCGTGATGGTGGAGGGGAACGCCTACTTCCCCGCCGAGGCCCTCAACAGCGCCCTGGTGCGGCCCTCCGAGCACCGCAGCGTCTGCGGCTGGAAGGGGGAGGCCCACTACTACGACGTGGTGGTGGACGGAGCGGTGAACGCCAATGCCGTGTGGACCTACCCGGAACCGAAGGAGGCCGCCCGCCAGATCCAGGGCCGGGTGGCCTTCTGGAAAGGCGTCAGCGTGCGCTGA
- a CDS encoding cation diffusion facilitator family transporter, whose amino-acid sequence MGFRSPRSYTLLSVGAAVSTMVIKLAAWRLTGSVGLYSDALESLVNLAAALGAFWALTLAARPADREHNYGHFKAEYFSSGLESALIVLAALLILQSAFGRLLNPQPLQQVGLGLMLSLLATALNGLVAVLLLRASRRFDSITLRADGQHLLTDVWTSLGVVVSLVLVPLTGLTVLDPLVAIAVAANILFTGWQLLRETASGLMDRSLAEPDQQRLARLLAARSGDQVAFHAVRTRVAGSRRFVSLHVLVPGHWSVQRGHDFCSALEHDIAAALPRSHVLTHLEPIEDPSAWNDDGFQWDGDQAAARGSASR is encoded by the coding sequence ATCGGCTTTCGTTCGCCCCGCTCCTACACCCTGCTGTCCGTTGGGGCGGCCGTGAGCACCATGGTGATCAAGCTCGCGGCCTGGCGCCTCACGGGATCGGTGGGCCTGTACTCCGACGCGCTCGAATCCCTGGTGAATCTGGCGGCGGCGCTGGGGGCCTTCTGGGCCCTCACCCTGGCGGCCAGGCCCGCCGATCGCGAGCACAACTACGGCCACTTCAAGGCCGAATACTTCTCCAGCGGCCTCGAGAGCGCCCTGATCGTGCTGGCGGCGCTGCTGATCCTGCAGAGCGCCTTTGGCCGGCTGCTGAACCCCCAGCCCCTGCAGCAGGTGGGCCTGGGCCTGATGCTGTCGCTGCTGGCCACGGCCCTCAACGGCCTGGTGGCGGTGCTGCTGTTGCGGGCGTCGCGGCGCTTTGATTCGATCACCCTGCGGGCGGATGGCCAGCACCTGCTCACCGATGTCTGGACCTCCCTTGGGGTGGTTGTGTCCCTGGTGCTGGTGCCGCTCACGGGCCTCACGGTGCTGGATCCCCTGGTGGCGATCGCTGTGGCGGCCAACATCCTGTTCACGGGCTGGCAGCTGCTGCGTGAGACGGCCTCCGGGCTGATGGATCGCTCCCTGGCCGAGCCCGACCAGCAGCGGCTCGCCCGGTTGCTGGCAGCCCGCAGCGGCGATCAGGTGGCCTTCCACGCCGTGCGCACCCGGGTGGCCGGCTCCCGCCGCTTCGTGAGCCTGCACGTGCTGGTGCCGGGCCACTGGAGCGTGCAGCGGGGCCATGACTTCTGCTCCGCCCTGGAGCACGACATTGCCGCTGCCCTGCCCCGCAGCCATGTTTTGACCCACCTGGAGCCGATCGAGGATCCCAGCGCCTGGAACGATGATGGCTTCCAGTGGGATGGCGACCAGGCGGCAGCCCGTGGCTCCGCTTCCCGCTAG
- a CDS encoding transcriptional regulator, producing the protein MACSSCGSWSVKADRSLAGRFVCGRCGRPLGLKAEKQVRRRSGGSGRRLPRPRLWWLLGLLALGALLASLEPGRRSPRPLPPSGSQPPGRAL; encoded by the coding sequence ATGGCCTGTTCCAGCTGCGGCAGCTGGTCGGTGAAGGCAGACCGCAGCCTGGCCGGCCGCTTTGTTTGCGGGCGCTGCGGGCGCCCGCTCGGCCTCAAGGCCGAGAAGCAGGTGAGGCGCCGCAGCGGAGGCTCGGGGCGGCGCCTGCCCCGCCCACGGCTTTGGTGGCTGCTGGGTCTGCTGGCGCTGGGAGCCCTTCTGGCCAGTCTGGAACCGGGCCGACGCAGCCCCAGGCCGTTGCCGCCCTCAGGCTCCCAGCCACCGGGACGGGCGCTCTGA
- a CDS encoding PfkB family carbohydrate kinase has product MPLSTAPISPFAPLPLEALPPLPPLQLAVVGHVEVVTFLEVEHLPRPGEILSCPSALELPAGGGAVVAVQLARLLGRPVPFFTALGRDAVGEQAAAALTALGLDLQVAWRQAPTRRGLTFVDRSGERTITVIGERLSPEAADPLPWESLAGLDGVFVTAADVAALRQARAARLLAATPRVRLPVLQQAGVRLDALIGSGLDPAEQVPPGALDPAPTLRIATAGAAGGEAWPFGAFLAPPRQRPVLDSYGAGDSFAAGVSAGLAAGWEAALAISLGCHCGSACLDGRGPYAGQLHAGQLRGGSDAVTAPD; this is encoded by the coding sequence ATGCCGTTGTCCACTGCGCCGATCAGCCCTTTTGCGCCCCTGCCCCTGGAGGCCCTGCCGCCGCTACCGCCGCTGCAGCTGGCCGTGGTGGGCCATGTGGAGGTGGTCACGTTCCTGGAGGTGGAGCACCTGCCCCGGCCGGGCGAGATCCTCTCCTGCCCCTCCGCCCTGGAGTTGCCGGCGGGGGGCGGCGCCGTGGTGGCCGTGCAGCTGGCGCGGCTGCTGGGGCGGCCGGTGCCCTTCTTCACCGCCCTGGGGAGGGATGCCGTGGGGGAGCAGGCGGCGGCGGCGCTCACGGCCCTCGGCCTCGACCTCCAAGTCGCCTGGCGTCAGGCGCCCACCCGCCGCGGCCTCACCTTTGTGGATCGCAGCGGCGAGCGCACGATCACCGTGATCGGCGAGCGGCTCAGTCCCGAGGCCGCCGATCCCCTGCCCTGGGAGAGCCTGGCCGGGCTGGATGGCGTGTTCGTGACGGCCGCCGATGTCGCGGCCCTGCGCCAGGCCAGGGCGGCGCGGCTGCTGGCGGCCACGCCCCGGGTGCGGCTGCCGGTGCTGCAGCAGGCCGGGGTGCGGCTCGACGCCCTGATCGGCAGCGGCCTCGATCCAGCCGAGCAGGTGCCGCCGGGGGCCCTCGATCCCGCCCCGACCCTGCGGATCGCCACCGCGGGGGCAGCCGGCGGCGAGGCCTGGCCGTTCGGGGCCTTCCTGGCGCCCCCACGGCAGCGCCCCGTGCTCGACAGCTACGGCGCCGGCGACAGCTTCGCCGCCGGAGTGAGCGCCGGCCTGGCGGCGGGCTGGGAGGCGGCACTGGCGATCAGCCTGGGCTGCCACTGCGGCAGCGCCTGCCTCGATGGCCGGGGCCCCTATGCGGGCCAGCTCCATGCCGGCCAGCTGCGGGGCGGCAGCGACGCTGTCACGGCACCAGATTGA
- a CDS encoding AAA family ATPase, whose protein sequence is MRPHQLEMQAFGPYAEAVTIPFDALSRDGLFLIHGSTGAGKTYLLDALCFALYGDVSGERSVKGLRSDHAPPQAIPQVALEFSAAGARWRVERQAACEVAKSRGEGTTSKPARASLWRCQGEERQPVASGIAEVGREVGRLVGLDAAQFRQVILLPQGRFADVLRARPEERETLLKTLFDTALYQRATEWLSEQARQARDQLEQRQSQQRQTLSQIAEAWAPWQREWPQQLELIDGGPPERAAVQAAIEGLLRQAREQLSAAEAAFSGRQSALGDCRSQLEQWQRRQLARLRLQALEQELPAIAALRQGVERAERAETVRASLEAAAAAEQQLQQAASSCAEQLNQLRQQRDRAQQLPEAVAQLDLKQCPEPRLLSGCLNLLATRERELEHVLGLAREVHQARQAIQEVSRALREATDRSRQGEEKVAEQEQGRSALQERLQACRSARDGLAGLEQRARAAQSLTQTLQQRQQVQRQLGSAAGAALEAEARQQQARGHQLDLRERQLQGMAARLATGLQAGEACPVCGSLDHPQPAAAQADAVADQAMEAAERQLELASLALSQARAGQARQQALLEGLEAQLRQLAWGESPETSPAQQAPAAAQAAEAAQAALTKAQQEAKALPQLEQDVASVDLRLQRYRKRLEALREEGGSHRERLAQQQQHAATLQARLEQSLGGDHDPTTLLEQVQALRAGFESLAEAARLWSTAAAREAEARRRLDADLAAAHFADRRALAEALAAAEQRQTWTTRLRQFELELQLQQKVLAEPALQQLPEPSPDLAGAEAALAASDAARRAALARFTRAEGAYATITDLLARHRQGENELAAELTHSDLVQGVAARCQGRSEPNISLQRWVLSAYLEEICGYANQRLGQMTAGRYELRLSDASGQRRGSQAGLGLRVLDAYTAEEREVSSLSGGETFQASLALALGVADTVQAHSGGVALDTLFIDEGFGSLDADSLQLAMDELDRLREGGRMIGLISHVGALRERIRCGLEVIASERGSRVVLGTVTSP, encoded by the coding sequence ATGAGGCCGCACCAGCTGGAGATGCAGGCCTTCGGGCCCTACGCCGAGGCGGTGACGATCCCCTTCGATGCCCTCTCCCGCGATGGCCTGTTCCTGATCCACGGCAGCACCGGTGCCGGCAAGACCTACCTGCTTGATGCCCTCTGCTTCGCCCTCTACGGCGACGTGAGCGGGGAACGCAGCGTCAAGGGCCTGCGCTCCGACCATGCGCCGCCCCAGGCCATTCCCCAGGTGGCGCTTGAGTTCTCCGCCGCCGGAGCACGCTGGCGGGTGGAGCGCCAGGCCGCCTGCGAGGTGGCCAAGAGCCGCGGCGAGGGCACCACCAGCAAGCCCGCCAGGGCCAGCCTCTGGCGCTGCCAGGGGGAAGAACGGCAACCGGTGGCCTCCGGGATCGCCGAGGTGGGGCGCGAGGTGGGGCGGCTGGTGGGGCTGGACGCCGCCCAGTTCCGGCAGGTGATCCTGCTGCCCCAGGGCCGCTTCGCCGATGTGCTGCGGGCCAGGCCCGAGGAGCGCGAAACCCTGCTCAAGACCCTCTTCGACACGGCCCTCTACCAACGGGCCACGGAGTGGCTCTCGGAGCAGGCCAGACAGGCCCGGGACCAGCTGGAGCAACGGCAGAGCCAGCAACGGCAGACCCTCAGCCAGATCGCCGAGGCCTGGGCGCCCTGGCAGAGGGAGTGGCCGCAGCAGCTGGAGCTCATCGATGGTGGCCCCCCCGAGCGCGCCGCCGTGCAGGCTGCGATCGAGGGCCTGCTGCGGCAGGCCAGGGAGCAGCTTTCAGCGGCTGAGGCGGCCTTCAGCGGCCGCCAGAGCGCCCTGGGAGACTGCCGAAGCCAGCTGGAGCAGTGGCAACGGCGCCAGCTGGCGCGCCTGCGGCTGCAGGCCCTGGAACAGGAGCTGCCGGCGATCGCCGCCCTGAGGCAAGGTGTTGAGCGCGCCGAGCGCGCCGAAACCGTGCGCGCCAGCCTGGAGGCCGCCGCCGCCGCCGAGCAGCAGCTGCAGCAGGCCGCCAGCAGCTGCGCTGAGCAGCTCAACCAGTTGCGGCAGCAGCGGGATCGGGCCCAGCAGCTGCCTGAGGCCGTGGCCCAGCTGGATCTGAAGCAATGCCCCGAGCCCCGGCTCCTCAGCGGCTGCCTCAACCTGCTGGCCACCCGGGAGCGGGAGCTCGAGCACGTGCTGGGGCTGGCCAGGGAGGTCCATCAGGCCAGGCAGGCGATTCAGGAGGTGAGCCGGGCGCTCCGGGAGGCCACGGACCGCAGCCGCCAGGGCGAGGAGAAGGTGGCTGAGCAGGAGCAGGGCCGCAGCGCCCTGCAGGAGCGGCTGCAGGCCTGCCGCTCCGCCCGGGATGGGCTGGCGGGGCTGGAACAGAGGGCCAGGGCGGCCCAGTCCCTCACCCAGACCCTGCAGCAACGGCAGCAGGTCCAGCGGCAGCTGGGCAGCGCCGCTGGAGCCGCCCTGGAAGCGGAAGCCCGGCAGCAGCAGGCGCGAGGCCACCAGCTCGACCTGCGCGAACGGCAGCTCCAGGGCATGGCAGCTCGCCTGGCCACTGGCCTGCAGGCCGGCGAGGCCTGCCCGGTGTGTGGCTCCCTGGACCATCCCCAGCCGGCGGCGGCCCAGGCCGATGCCGTGGCCGATCAGGCCATGGAGGCAGCGGAGCGCCAGCTGGAGCTGGCCAGCCTCGCCCTTTCCCAGGCCCGCGCCGGGCAGGCGCGACAGCAGGCGCTGCTGGAGGGCCTGGAGGCCCAGCTGCGGCAACTGGCCTGGGGCGAGAGCCCTGAGACCAGCCCGGCCCAGCAGGCCCCCGCGGCAGCCCAGGCAGCCGAGGCAGCTCAAGCGGCCCTCACCAAGGCCCAGCAGGAGGCCAAGGCACTGCCGCAGCTGGAGCAGGACGTCGCCAGCGTCGATCTGCGGCTGCAGCGCTACCGCAAGCGGCTGGAGGCGCTGCGGGAGGAGGGCGGCAGCCACCGTGAGCGGCTGGCCCAGCAACAGCAGCACGCGGCCACGTTGCAGGCGCGGCTGGAGCAGAGCCTGGGGGGCGACCACGACCCCACAACCCTGCTCGAGCAGGTCCAGGCGCTGCGGGCGGGCTTCGAAAGCCTGGCGGAGGCGGCCCGGCTGTGGAGCACGGCGGCGGCCCGGGAGGCGGAGGCGCGGCGCCGCCTTGACGCCGACCTGGCGGCCGCGCACTTCGCCGATCGCCGCGCCCTGGCCGAGGCCCTCGCCGCGGCGGAGCAGCGTCAGACCTGGACCACCCGTCTGCGGCAGTTCGAGCTGGAGCTGCAGCTGCAGCAGAAGGTGCTGGCCGAGCCGGCCCTGCAACAGCTTCCCGAACCCAGCCCAGACCTGGCCGGCGCCGAGGCGGCCCTGGCCGCCAGCGATGCAGCCCGAAGAGCCGCCCTGGCCCGCTTCACCCGCGCCGAAGGCGCCTACGCCACCATCACTGACCTGCTGGCGCGGCATCGGCAGGGGGAGAACGAGCTCGCCGCGGAGCTGACCCACAGCGACCTGGTGCAGGGGGTGGCGGCCCGCTGCCAGGGCAGGAGCGAGCCGAACATCTCCCTGCAGCGCTGGGTACTCTCCGCCTACCTGGAAGAGATCTGCGGCTACGCCAACCAGCGGCTGGGTCAGATGACCGCCGGCCGCTACGAACTGCGGCTCTCCGATGCCAGCGGCCAACGGCGCGGCAGCCAGGCGGGCCTCGGCCTGCGGGTGCTGGACGCCTACACCGCCGAGGAGCGGGAGGTGTCGAGCCTGTCGGGGGGTGAGACCTTCCAGGCCTCCCTGGCCCTGGCCCTGGGGGTGGCGGATACGGTGCAGGCCCACAGCGGCGGCGTGGCCCTGGACACGCTGTTCATCGATGAGGGGTTCGGCAGCCTCGATGCGGACAGCCTGCAACTGGCCATGGATGAACTGGATCGCCTGCGGGAGGGCGGACGCATGATCGGCCTGATCAGCCACGTGGGCGCCCTGCGGGAGCGGATCCGCTGCGGGCTTGAGGTGATCGCTTCGGAGCGGGGCTCCCGGGTGGTGCTCGGTACCGTGACGTCACCATGA
- a CDS encoding isopenicillin N synthase family oxygenase has protein sequence MPADPAVLDVDLLRFERGDQRAREAVVDGVRRSLATGFVTTSHDLPLDLLDEAYGLLEQFFQLPQPRKQAFRVEGASGQTGYTGTLVETAAGASLADWKEMLNWAEPIPAHHPLRRRYPLLYPEQGLPEAAVPGISAVLTAFHAAIAALQRRFLRVIAVGLGLDEAIFEAMVAEAPTLTRAVHYPPMPQAPAGGHLWAAPHADINLITALPRATAPGLQVLVGEQWLPATPPEGHVILNSGLMLERLSNGLIPSGWHRVMADPAASGSRLSVVQFCHPRPTTVLQPFNACCSAERPQRWAGELVADVLEDTLYRINLLTADGDGGSQATAPAA, from the coding sequence ATGCCTGCCGATCCGGCCGTTCTCGACGTTGACCTGCTGCGCTTCGAGCGGGGCGATCAGCGTGCCCGTGAGGCCGTGGTGGACGGGGTGCGCCGCAGCCTGGCCACCGGCTTCGTGACCACCAGCCACGACCTGCCCCTGGACCTGCTGGATGAGGCCTATGGCCTGCTGGAGCAGTTCTTTCAGCTGCCCCAACCCCGCAAGCAGGCCTTCCGGGTGGAGGGCGCCAGTGGCCAGACCGGCTACACCGGCACCCTGGTGGAAACCGCCGCCGGGGCGTCCCTGGCCGACTGGAAGGAGATGCTCAACTGGGCGGAGCCGATTCCGGCGCACCACCCCCTGCGTCGGCGCTACCCCCTCCTCTACCCGGAGCAGGGCCTGCCCGAGGCCGCGGTGCCGGGTATCAGCGCGGTGCTCACCGCCTTCCACGCGGCCATCGCCGCGCTACAGCGCCGTTTCCTGCGGGTGATCGCCGTGGGTCTGGGGCTGGATGAGGCGATCTTCGAGGCGATGGTGGCCGAGGCGCCCACCCTCACCCGGGCGGTGCACTACCCGCCCATGCCCCAGGCACCGGCGGGGGGCCACCTGTGGGCTGCCCCCCACGCCGACATCAACCTGATCACGGCCCTGCCCCGGGCCACAGCGCCGGGGCTGCAGGTGTTGGTGGGGGAGCAGTGGCTGCCGGCCACGCCGCCCGAGGGCCATGTGATCCTCAACAGCGGCCTGATGCTGGAGCGCCTCAGCAATGGCCTGATCCCCAGCGGCTGGCACCGGGTGATGGCCGATCCCGCCGCCAGCGGCTCCCGCCTGAGCGTGGTGCAGTTCTGCCATCCGCGACCCACCACGGTGCTGCAGCCCTTCAACGCCTGCTGCAGCGCCGAGCGCCCCCAGCGCTGGGCAGGGGAGCTGGTGGCTGATGTGCTGGAAGACACTCTCTACCGGATCAATCTGCTGACCGCGGATGGTGACGGGGGCAGCCAGGCGACTGCTCCAGCCGCCTAG
- a CDS encoding exonuclease SbcCD subunit D — protein sequence MAVSEGSAVRLLHTSDWHLGRSFHGHDLLAAQAEAMDRLVELSREAAVELVVIAGDLYDRAIPPAEAVRLFTDTVARLRSNGAAVVAIAGNHDSHVRVSVYDELLSALEVTIRGRWQRSDQPVLVSPRSGGGPVAIYPLPYLEPLLDGPGLQQDTEQPLTSQRLRHPEVTELALNRIRADLARRPGSRSVLVAHAFVAGGSSSESERELSVGHAEAVPVAMFGGFHYVALGHLHRSQQLDGPRLAYSGTPLPYSFSEESHVKSVRLVELAADGTPSVEVVPLGVGRPLRSLSGDLEKLLQDPELAAAEQAWVRAELTDPLLPQQAMARLRQRFPHVVELRHRRPEGEALSSSARSQRIRAARSPEQRLLAFFADQQGRPPLPAEEQLLRQALAAAGRTGER from the coding sequence ATGGCGGTCAGTGAGGGCTCCGCGGTGCGGCTGCTGCACACCTCCGACTGGCATCTGGGCCGCAGCTTCCACGGCCACGACCTGCTGGCCGCCCAGGCCGAGGCCATGGACCGGCTGGTGGAGCTCAGCCGCGAGGCAGCGGTGGAGCTGGTGGTGATCGCCGGCGACCTCTACGACCGCGCCATCCCCCCGGCGGAGGCGGTGCGCCTGTTCACCGACACCGTGGCCCGCCTGCGCAGCAACGGGGCGGCGGTGGTGGCGATCGCCGGCAACCACGACTCCCACGTGCGCGTGTCGGTGTACGACGAGCTGCTCTCGGCGCTGGAGGTGACGATCCGGGGCCGCTGGCAGCGCTCCGATCAACCCGTGCTGGTCAGCCCCCGCTCTGGCGGCGGCCCCGTGGCCATCTATCCACTGCCCTACCTGGAGCCGTTGCTGGATGGGCCCGGTCTGCAACAGGACACGGAGCAGCCCCTCACCAGCCAGCGCCTGCGCCACCCGGAGGTCACCGAGCTGGCCCTCAACCGCATCCGTGCCGACCTGGCCCGCCGCCCCGGCAGCCGCTCGGTGCTGGTGGCCCATGCCTTCGTGGCAGGCGGCAGCAGTTCGGAATCTGAGCGGGAGCTCTCGGTGGGCCATGCCGAAGCGGTGCCAGTGGCCATGTTCGGGGGCTTCCACTACGTGGCCCTCGGCCACCTGCACCGCTCCCAGCAGCTGGATGGCCCGCGCCTGGCCTACAGCGGCACCCCCCTGCCCTACTCCTTCTCGGAGGAGAGCCACGTGAAGTCGGTGCGGCTGGTGGAGCTCGCCGCCGATGGCACCCCCAGCGTGGAGGTGGTTCCCCTGGGGGTGGGGCGGCCCCTGCGCAGCCTCAGCGGTGACCTGGAGAAACTGCTGCAGGATCCCGAGCTGGCCGCTGCCGAGCAGGCCTGGGTGCGGGCCGAGCTCACCGACCCGCTGCTGCCCCAGCAGGCGATGGCGCGGCTGCGGCAGCGCTTCCCCCATGTCGTGGAACTGAGACACCGGCGGCCCGAGGGCGAAGCCCTGAGCAGCAGCGCCCGCAGCCAGCGGATCCGGGCCGCCCGCAGTCCTGAACAGCGCCTGCTGGCCTTCTTCGCCGATCAGCAGGGCCGCCCTCCGCTGCCGGCGGAGGAGCAGCTGCTGCGGCAGGCCCTGGCGGCAGCCGGCAGAACGGGGGAGCGATGA